A section of the Spirosoma pollinicola genome encodes:
- a CDS encoding ankyrin repeat domain-containing protein: MPHRVTIAFFFILCVQLSGRSQDNSWNKLVVSYARKNATSTELNYVFSKGATVNAQDQFGVTALMWYAYHRNFPMVEYLLNRGADPRLKGTIIPDPEGDSTFYYGHALSAAVGSGDYGSIGLLLKAGFPINEAGRAPGGKRGYTALHTACYIGNYDMVVHLLYRVKEQGFATANPNIPSEADGGKTPLKIAIERGFQDIVSVLTKAGAQVGSTNVVPVQQSANKLIVAIKAKESSETIKSLIESGEDVNSRDENGATPLMWAAYLDNQDILKLLIAKGAKARLKGIIYNPLPNARFPYFGNALVAAISNKAHHTAPILLRKCGMRLDEPGITPQGKEISWSALHVASYGVDPWVVDALNRQETLNPDELSATNTASNINHRCLADRKMTPLLYAAQAGEDKLVDQLLEQAADITLVDEKGWTVLHYAVQSGNIKLVQTALNAGLSATQKTTDGQTALSLATLAKRNDMLNLLKAGRTAQTKKVVATLNQHGLDAEVRQISKMINTPAFLADAYEQMGTLYDRTGDRNRANRYYVEASLAREQRLLSKPLPSFRELSFELSEFDEELQKEVRPLLQRVEKATKGGCRGIQSARKDAEDLTAYSLHRLASEYNLAYAACLEQKQDWVELVYVLRMLAFNQKGLKRYPEAESTLKKAGQVVIDHFKAKDQPHVYALTLWELGKFYLNQIEIRNNTISTQEKRQLALKARRVLLKADSCWQKTKDEYSDLRAENLQYLASAYYYTNDTLIRPTTRTILTKFAKSSEAVANTQHWLGLYYLRNGNLLLAEKAFKDGLSRCRTAYNPAHPYFFRLLDDLSQLYSQSNRYTEATFFESQAITTALADAEATNLHVVKDPVREMFSHWYNNFNHIYGRERIREKYSAYSISPHTVELSVYTQLLEWTNQSQLAYETREYAKAGELLRTAYQTILEADEPYDLLRIHILTLLASVSQATGDQKARIKYLQEACEESKTVMGTFHQSYLYALHELAKAYSQTNDQKQARQLFSEGWALLKQRVSLQANLLVEDEFVVTKRELDRFVSYQINFYSESANRDTASSARLYEIVLLQKSLALRSYSGFLQQLSKQQPKEVKTLVDIRKRRNKLLLNPTDNELIWRSRLDTLNGDIIQLERRLASGLLSKSEVNRAYTWKTILQMLDASTKGSKTETAAAVELLRYEDQSNNRIRYGALVITQQDRVPRFVSLSSEQQWQAILSKQSSLHPDSINAFYQNKQLYQLAWQPLEQRLSKSRVIYLSSVAGYSQGLSFSALSRPNNTPIAATQTIRMLLSTSQISNKSAFNLARQPIKALLVGDVDYSCDEAKPKAAPLERTKEEISFISKLIEQHKGTLKVLNERSATEEAFLTETGKPLDLIHLATHGEYLKREEADVDTTNAFLQQTDQGFHSALLMASSDCGWVNPSLLGEQDGILTAREIQSTVTAACQLVVLSACQSALGDTEGSENLLGLCRAFKSVGSNYIIASLWNIDDDSAQKFMEEFYRQLAMSTATIESAFEGAQRTRRLAAGKAVSPWGGFVLVH; encoded by the coding sequence ATGCCTCACAGAGTCACCATAGCCTTTTTTTTTATACTTTGTGTACAGCTATCAGGACGTAGTCAGGATAATTCCTGGAATAAACTGGTGGTTAGCTACGCTCGGAAAAACGCGACTTCAACGGAGCTGAACTATGTTTTCAGTAAAGGGGCTACTGTAAATGCTCAGGACCAATTTGGGGTAACCGCCCTAATGTGGTATGCCTATCACCGAAATTTCCCCATGGTAGAATACTTGCTCAATCGAGGGGCTGATCCACGTTTGAAAGGCACAATTATTCCAGATCCTGAAGGAGATTCAACCTTTTATTATGGACATGCGTTGTCGGCGGCCGTTGGAAGTGGGGATTATGGTTCAATCGGCCTTTTACTAAAGGCCGGATTTCCCATTAATGAAGCGGGCCGGGCTCCGGGTGGTAAACGTGGCTATACAGCACTTCACACCGCCTGTTACATTGGGAATTATGACATGGTGGTGCATTTACTCTACCGGGTAAAAGAACAGGGATTTGCCACAGCCAATCCTAATATACCTTCCGAGGCTGATGGGGGTAAAACACCCCTTAAGATCGCAATTGAACGGGGATTTCAGGATATTGTATCTGTGCTTACCAAAGCAGGAGCACAAGTTGGTTCTACAAACGTAGTCCCAGTGCAACAGTCTGCTAATAAACTCATTGTTGCTATCAAAGCTAAAGAATCTAGTGAGACTATCAAAAGCCTTATTGAATCAGGAGAGGATGTAAATAGCCGGGATGAGAACGGGGCGACACCACTCATGTGGGCTGCCTATCTTGATAATCAGGATATTCTTAAGCTATTAATTGCCAAAGGTGCGAAAGCCCGACTCAAGGGAATTATCTATAATCCTCTTCCTAATGCCCGATTCCCCTACTTTGGCAATGCGTTGGTAGCGGCTATCAGTAATAAGGCCCATCACACAGCTCCCATATTACTTAGAAAATGCGGGATGAGACTGGATGAGCCGGGCATTACTCCACAAGGGAAAGAGATCTCATGGAGCGCCTTGCATGTTGCATCCTATGGTGTTGATCCCTGGGTTGTCGACGCCCTAAACCGGCAAGAAACATTGAATCCCGATGAATTATCAGCAACTAATACTGCCTCCAATATCAATCACCGATGTCTAGCTGATCGGAAAATGACCCCCTTATTATATGCGGCCCAGGCCGGAGAGGATAAATTAGTAGATCAACTTCTGGAGCAGGCTGCCGATATTACGCTGGTGGATGAGAAAGGTTGGACTGTACTGCATTATGCGGTTCAGTCAGGTAACATAAAGCTTGTGCAAACAGCGCTTAATGCTGGTTTATCTGCCACTCAGAAAACGACGGACGGACAAACTGCCCTAAGTTTGGCTACTCTAGCCAAACGCAACGATATGTTAAATCTCTTAAAAGCAGGCAGAACTGCCCAGACCAAAAAGGTTGTTGCCACACTTAATCAACATGGACTCGATGCAGAGGTAAGGCAAATCAGTAAAATGATTAACACACCAGCGTTCTTGGCTGATGCATATGAACAAATGGGTACACTCTATGATCGGACAGGCGACAGGAATCGGGCCAATCGGTATTACGTGGAGGCTTCCCTAGCGAGGGAACAACGCTTGTTGAGTAAACCCTTACCTAGTTTTCGTGAATTATCATTTGAACTGAGCGAGTTCGATGAGGAGTTGCAGAAAGAAGTCAGGCCACTTCTTCAACGGGTTGAAAAGGCCACAAAAGGAGGGTGTCGGGGTATCCAGAGCGCTAGAAAGGATGCAGAAGATCTGACGGCTTATTCATTACATCGATTGGCCAGTGAATATAATTTAGCTTATGCCGCCTGCCTGGAACAAAAGCAGGACTGGGTAGAATTAGTGTATGTGCTTCGGATGCTGGCTTTTAATCAGAAAGGACTCAAACGCTACCCAGAGGCAGAGTCTACCCTGAAAAAAGCTGGCCAAGTTGTTATCGACCACTTTAAAGCAAAAGACCAGCCCCACGTATATGCCTTAACGTTATGGGAACTGGGGAAATTTTATTTAAATCAAATTGAAATTCGCAACAATACAATATCAACCCAGGAGAAACGGCAATTAGCCTTAAAGGCTAGACGAGTCCTTTTAAAAGCGGATTCCTGCTGGCAAAAAACAAAGGATGAATATAGTGATCTACGGGCCGAAAACCTCCAGTACTTGGCTTCGGCCTATTACTATACCAATGATACACTGATACGTCCCACTACCCGAACAATCCTCACTAAATTTGCCAAAAGTTCTGAGGCTGTCGCGAACACCCAGCACTGGTTGGGATTATATTATTTGCGAAATGGTAATCTGCTACTCGCAGAAAAAGCATTTAAGGATGGTCTTTCTCGCTGTCGTACCGCATATAATCCAGCTCACCCTTATTTCTTCAGGTTACTGGATGATTTATCCCAGTTGTATTCACAGTCAAACCGATACACGGAAGCCACTTTTTTTGAATCTCAGGCCATAACTACTGCACTAGCCGACGCAGAAGCTACAAACCTTCATGTAGTGAAAGACCCAGTTCGAGAGATGTTTTCCCATTGGTATAATAACTTCAACCATATCTATGGACGGGAGCGCATCCGAGAGAAGTATAGTGCCTATAGCATTAGTCCCCATACTGTAGAATTGTCAGTATACACTCAACTGCTTGAGTGGACAAACCAGAGTCAGCTTGCCTATGAAACCAGAGAGTATGCGAAAGCCGGTGAATTGTTGCGGACCGCCTATCAGACAATCTTGGAGGCTGACGAGCCCTATGACCTGCTGCGCATTCATATATTAACTTTACTGGCTAGCGTCAGTCAGGCAACTGGCGATCAAAAAGCTAGAATTAAGTATTTGCAGGAAGCCTGTGAAGAAAGTAAAACGGTGATGGGAACATTTCATCAATCGTACCTGTACGCACTGCATGAATTAGCAAAAGCATATAGTCAAACTAATGATCAGAAGCAGGCAAGGCAGCTCTTTTCCGAAGGATGGGCCTTACTTAAACAGCGGGTCAGCCTTCAGGCTAATCTTCTCGTTGAGGACGAATTTGTGGTGACAAAGCGCGAACTAGACCGATTTGTTTCGTATCAGATCAACTTTTATTCGGAATCTGCTAACCGGGATACGGCATCATCAGCCCGGCTATATGAAATTGTATTACTACAGAAAAGTCTGGCACTTCGAAGTTATTCAGGCTTTTTGCAACAACTTAGTAAGCAGCAGCCCAAGGAGGTTAAAACATTAGTCGATATACGAAAACGCCGGAATAAACTGCTACTGAACCCAACCGACAATGAATTGATCTGGCGTTCAAGACTCGATACCCTCAATGGAGACATTATTCAACTGGAACGTCGGTTGGCATCCGGTTTACTATCGAAAAGTGAGGTGAACAGAGCTTATACCTGGAAAACTATTCTTCAGATGTTAGATGCATCGACGAAAGGATCTAAAACTGAAACCGCTGCCGCCGTCGAACTTCTTCGATATGAGGACCAGTCTAATAACCGAATTCGTTATGGAGCGCTGGTGATCACTCAGCAAGATCGAGTACCACGTTTTGTTTCCTTAAGCTCGGAGCAACAGTGGCAGGCAATTCTGTCCAAACAATCCAGTCTGCATCCCGATTCAATCAATGCCTTTTACCAGAATAAACAATTGTATCAATTGGCCTGGCAGCCCCTGGAGCAGCGGCTCAGCAAAAGTAGGGTGATCTATCTGTCGTCGGTGGCTGGCTATTCCCAGGGTTTATCCTTTTCGGCTTTATCAAGGCCTAATAATACGCCGATTGCCGCTACTCAGACCATCAGGATGCTGTTAAGTACCAGTCAGATCAGTAATAAGAGTGCATTTAATTTGGCTAGACAACCCATAAAGGCCTTACTGGTCGGAGATGTGGATTATAGCTGTGATGAGGCTAAGCCCAAAGCAGCGCCGCTTGAGCGGACAAAAGAGGAAATTTCGTTTATCAGCAAACTGATCGAACAACACAAAGGAACACTCAAAGTGTTAAACGAACGATCAGCTACAGAAGAAGCTTTTCTAACGGAGACGGGTAAGCCATTGGATTTAATTCATTTAGCCACTCACGGAGAATACCTTAAGCGGGAAGAAGCAGATGTTGATACCACCAACGCCTTTTTGCAGCAAACAGATCAGGGTTTTCATAGCGCCTTACTGATGGCCAGTTCGGACTGTGGCTGGGTAAACCCATCTTTACTGGGAGAACAGGATGGCATCCTGACAGCTCGAGAAATACAGTCTACTGTAACTGCCGCTTGCCAGTTAGTGGTTCTTTCGGCCTGTCAATCTGCGTTAGGCGATACGGAGGGTAGTGAAAACCTGCTTGGTTTATGCCGGGCATTTAAATCGGTAGGTTCAAATTATATAATTGCCTCGCTCTGGAATATAGATGATGATTCAGCGCAGAAATTTATGGAAGAGTTCTATCGCCAGCTGGCCATGTCGACCGCTACAATCGAATCGGCTTTTGAAGGAGCGCAACGAACAAGAAGGTTGGCGGCTGGAAAAGCGGTAAGTCCCTGGGGAGGCTTTGTGCTCGTCCATTAA